The proteins below come from a single uncultured Dethiosulfovibrio sp. genomic window:
- a CDS encoding malic enzyme-like NAD(P)-binding protein: MTVDRTEALEMHRKAQGKIKLSPSVAIRTKRDISLAYLQGGAIAAGEIFKERDLAYEYTGKDNRLAIVSNGTSVLGLGNYGPEAALPMIEGKCLLYKKFGDIDAIPLCINPSEPERIMDFCRMLSPTFGAINVEDIKSPMDFNIVKTLRKELDIPIFGDDMHCSSVVILGSLMNALKVVEKELSTVKIVIVGAGTSAIATAELMLYGGATNIIMLNRKGIVSSDMEGLSGVQRHILDQLNPEGLRGGLTEAVKGADVLIGLTGQVGAFGVDEVKSMESRAIVFPLGRPEPEMNPLEAKGAGAEVVGCGVVEGINTMPNLKVFPGITRGLLDVRATGLNFNVLMKAAREYADNVDPRRLSADHITPHVFSDELTPRIAEAVAQSCISEGLARLTPAPHEVLERTWNRLFGGYSARY; encoded by the coding sequence TTGACAGTAGATCGCACAGAAGCACTGGAGATGCACCGAAAAGCTCAAGGGAAGATAAAGCTATCGCCAAGCGTAGCGATAAGGACGAAAAGGGACATCTCTCTGGCCTACCTTCAAGGTGGAGCCATAGCAGCGGGGGAGATATTCAAAGAGAGGGATCTGGCCTACGAATACACCGGCAAAGACAACCGACTTGCCATAGTCTCCAACGGGACCTCCGTTCTAGGGCTCGGAAACTACGGCCCCGAGGCCGCTCTCCCTATGATAGAGGGCAAGTGTCTCCTGTACAAAAAATTCGGCGATATAGACGCTATTCCTCTCTGTATAAACCCGTCGGAGCCGGAGAGAATCATGGATTTCTGCCGGATGCTGTCGCCCACTTTCGGAGCCATAAACGTGGAGGACATAAAAAGCCCTATGGACTTCAACATAGTCAAGACCCTCCGAAAGGAGCTGGATATCCCTATATTCGGGGACGATATGCACTGTTCATCGGTGGTCATTCTAGGCTCCCTGATGAACGCCCTCAAGGTCGTCGAAAAGGAGTTATCCACCGTTAAGATAGTTATCGTCGGGGCAGGGACATCGGCTATCGCCACGGCGGAGCTGATGCTCTACGGTGGAGCGACCAACATAATCATGCTGAACAGAAAAGGCATAGTCAGCTCCGACATGGAGGGACTGAGCGGAGTTCAAAGACATATACTGGATCAGCTTAACCCGGAAGGACTAAGAGGAGGGTTAACGGAAGCGGTCAAAGGGGCAGATGTCCTCATAGGCCTTACCGGTCAGGTAGGGGCCTTTGGAGTCGATGAGGTCAAATCGATGGAATCGCGGGCTATAGTGTTCCCCCTCGGCCGTCCAGAGCCGGAAATGAATCCACTGGAGGCCAAAGGGGCAGGCGCCGAGGTGGTTGGATGCGGAGTAGTCGAAGGGATAAACACCATGCCTAACCTAAAGGTTTTCCCGGGAATAACCAGAGGCCTTCTCGACGTCCGGGCCACAGGGCTTAACTTCAACGTGTTGATGAAAGCAGCCAGGGAATACGCCGACAACGTCGATCCACGAAGGCTATCGGCGGACCATATAACCCCTCACGTGTTCTCCGACGAACTAACCCCTAGAATAGCCGAGGCGGTGGCCCAGTCCTGTATATCCGAGGGACTCGCCAGGCTTACACCGGCACCTCACGAGGTGCTGGAGAGGACCTGGAACAGGCTCTTTGGAGGATATTCGGCCAGATACTAA
- a CDS encoding isoprenylcysteine carboxylmethyltransferase family protein, with amino-acid sequence MVKLRFDELQRKAFRLRGGVWTVLFLAILFVSSPSPERLFIGLFPVLLGQALRFWAVGCIVLYRGEKVKADRLVTWGPYSLARNPLYVANGLIGIGWGLMSGFWGLLLFAVTFIGLYGILIVPWEEGFLRKKFGKSYLSYCRSVGPFYPLKWPPKVRSGPFDSSVIWRSEVHSVIVTLLGTVLIWSRLWW; translated from the coding sequence ATGGTGAAGTTGAGGTTCGATGAACTACAGCGCAAGGCTTTTCGCCTTAGAGGTGGCGTATGGACAGTGCTTTTCCTGGCGATACTTTTCGTCAGTTCCCCCTCTCCTGAGAGACTTTTTATTGGCCTCTTTCCCGTTCTTTTGGGCCAGGCCCTTAGATTTTGGGCGGTAGGATGTATCGTCCTTTATCGAGGGGAAAAGGTGAAGGCCGACAGGCTGGTGACCTGGGGTCCTTACTCTCTCGCTAGGAACCCCCTTTACGTCGCAAACGGACTTATCGGTATCGGTTGGGGATTAATGTCTGGTTTTTGGGGTCTACTTCTCTTTGCCGTCACCTTTATAGGGCTCTACGGGATTTTGATCGTTCCATGGGAAGAGGGGTTTTTGCGTAAAAAATTCGGCAAGAGCTATCTGTCCTACTGTCGATCGGTAGGTCCTTTCTATCCTCTGAAGTGGCCTCCTAAGGTACGCTCCGGACCTTTCGATTCATCGGTCATATGGAGGAGCGAGGTCCATAGCGTCATAGTCACCCTATTAGGGACCGTTCTGATCTGGTCCCGTCTTTGGTGGTAG
- a CDS encoding flippase-like domain-containing protein — protein MTLRKGLAIFVFLSFCVSGTVLLFSVDGGTWRTILSARKGPLFIALGLVFAAWSCDALRFCSLSRAMSQKIPFSEGIVLTWLHYFGCAVTPMQVGGGPFQVYVLYRSGVPIGKGIAITLIRTLLTTFLLSVAAPAAFFLDPRLLQGHAFITGIFIYVLIFSVITWMAFSLSIFRPDLIKRIGSVLVLWLKRFKILGSGRILCTIKRINSEVDGYSKNLKQLFSQGFLWFLLAFLLSVGHLLFLFSVLPCLIWSVGLEVHYMESLLAQAVFMFMLYFVPTPGASGVAEGGGAAIFGLLVPWNMAGVMAIAWRFFTEYLAIFMGAVVAIRIIGWGTAEMIIQNRGSKCDDLEGDGEVEVR, from the coding sequence GTGACTCTCCGAAAAGGACTGGCCATTTTTGTGTTTCTGTCTTTTTGCGTTAGCGGAACGGTTCTTCTGTTCAGCGTCGACGGTGGAACCTGGAGGACCATTCTATCCGCCAGGAAAGGGCCTTTGTTTATCGCCTTGGGGCTAGTTTTTGCCGCCTGGAGTTGCGATGCCCTGAGATTTTGTTCTCTCTCCAGGGCCATGTCCCAAAAAATACCTTTCTCCGAGGGAATAGTCTTAACCTGGCTCCATTACTTTGGCTGTGCCGTTACCCCTATGCAGGTAGGGGGAGGTCCTTTTCAGGTCTACGTGCTTTACCGGTCCGGCGTCCCTATAGGTAAGGGTATCGCGATAACTCTTATCAGGACCCTTTTGACGACCTTTCTGTTAAGTGTCGCCGCCCCTGCCGCTTTTTTTCTCGATCCCAGGCTCCTACAGGGCCATGCCTTCATCACAGGGATATTTATTTACGTGCTGATATTCTCGGTGATCACCTGGATGGCCTTCTCCCTCAGTATTTTCAGGCCAGATCTGATAAAAAGAATAGGCTCTGTTTTGGTGCTTTGGTTAAAGAGGTTCAAAATTCTCGGTAGTGGCAGGATTTTGTGTACAATAAAGAGAATAAATTCCGAGGTGGATGGCTACTCCAAAAACCTTAAACAACTCTTCTCTCAGGGGTTTTTATGGTTCTTGCTGGCTTTTCTTCTGTCGGTAGGCCACCTGCTGTTTCTGTTCTCCGTATTGCCCTGTCTCATCTGGTCCGTTGGGTTAGAGGTCCATTATATGGAATCCCTCCTGGCACAGGCGGTGTTTATGTTTATGCTTTACTTTGTCCCCACTCCCGGCGCCAGTGGCGTCGCCGAGGGTGGTGGGGCGGCTATCTTCGGGCTTTTAGTCCCCTGGAATATGGCGGGGGTCATGGCCATAGCATGGCGATTCTTCACCGAGTATCTGGCTATATTCATGGGGGCGGTGGTGGCCATAAGGATCATAGGATGGGGCACGGCGGAGATGATAATCCAAAACAGAGGCTCCAAATGCGATGATCTGGAAGGGGATGGTGAAGTTGAGGTTCGATGA
- the fliD gene encoding flagellar filament capping protein FliD produces the protein MAIDSSSPLFQMTGLSSGMDWGAMIDKQMAQSRKVQTKWEDQIQTLEDKIYLYNEFSANLKTLRSSLTSMKLQSTYTAKQPEYSVLAAPSGSSVLPQPQSILTADVTPDADIGRWDIEVTNVGVAERRMSNRQDSSTEKLSALGYSGSGSFSIRSGVHAAIVEYDTATDSLNDIAQKINDTGVGVSAKVIDNRLVMESVDTGFNVQTTTDTIIRQKATDPGYDPAYDDLAGINITDASSITTIKDSKNITYTAGTDFEVVQGSNGWQVHWLASGTRPADSTDTEEITYDVDYSYEANPFQVYGLDDKVDLVKREDEGGTTADYDVLSASAASASGTIQTIVGQDNTTYYLGTDFEIANDPLTGDSSVHWLSGGDSKRPTSGTTYSVQYRDTAQNNILREIGFFNETSIQHVKPEDTTLTLNGIKVTRSTNEIDDLIDGVTLDIAGEGKIRVDVTQDAENAVTAIQEFVTAYNNAIDWINIKSEEKPFNYSDTNKNRNLTEATPTTDIERRRGLLRGDSNLRQTKSTLRGLSSNPMPLIYNTTTGSRASGTMAERGLTDASGDYSLFVSIDGIRGEIPIASTDTIQDVATKINAYEPFLKDSTGKAYSPPLIIASSSDSKLSIKAPIGKTFQVSGESEVLSATGLKNDFSLLSEIGLSTEALDFGKSGRLEFDTEKFMEAIQENSEDLGNIMVSFANRMDSEINDMVSSIQTEVGGTVAIKGGLPSQQKAWQSQIDSLNKRITDHERRLTMRQQSLYQQYARMEQYMSNMSSQSSWLASVSGNLSAMSGE, from the coding sequence ATGGCAATCGACTCTTCGTCTCCTCTTTTTCAGATGACAGGACTATCCTCCGGAATGGACTGGGGGGCCATGATAGACAAGCAGATGGCCCAATCGAGAAAGGTCCAGACAAAGTGGGAGGACCAGATTCAGACTTTGGAGGACAAGATATACCTCTACAACGAGTTCTCCGCCAACCTAAAAACCTTACGGAGCTCTCTAACCTCCATGAAGCTACAGTCGACCTACACCGCAAAACAGCCGGAGTACTCGGTGTTAGCCGCTCCATCAGGAAGCTCGGTGTTGCCTCAACCTCAGTCGATCCTCACCGCCGACGTCACCCCCGACGCCGATATCGGCCGTTGGGATATCGAGGTCACCAACGTAGGTGTAGCGGAGAGGAGAATGTCCAACAGGCAGGACAGCTCCACGGAAAAACTATCCGCTCTAGGATACTCGGGCAGCGGATCATTCTCCATAAGGTCTGGAGTTCACGCCGCCATAGTGGAGTACGACACCGCGACCGACTCGCTTAACGACATAGCCCAGAAGATAAACGATACCGGCGTAGGGGTATCGGCAAAGGTTATAGACAACAGACTTGTGATGGAGAGCGTAGATACAGGATTTAACGTCCAGACCACCACAGATACCATAATCAGACAGAAGGCCACCGATCCCGGTTACGATCCCGCCTACGACGACCTAGCGGGAATAAACATAACCGACGCATCCTCCATAACCACCATAAAGGACAGCAAAAACATAACCTACACCGCCGGCACCGACTTCGAGGTGGTTCAGGGGAGCAACGGCTGGCAGGTACACTGGCTGGCCTCCGGCACTCGCCCTGCGGACAGCACCGACACCGAGGAGATAACCTACGACGTAGATTACAGCTACGAGGCCAATCCATTCCAGGTTTACGGTTTAGACGACAAGGTTGATCTGGTCAAAAGGGAGGACGAAGGAGGGACCACCGCCGACTACGACGTTCTCAGTGCCTCCGCTGCATCGGCATCAGGTACCATACAGACCATAGTAGGCCAGGACAACACTACCTACTATCTGGGAACCGATTTCGAGATAGCAAACGACCCTTTGACGGGAGATTCATCTGTACATTGGCTGTCCGGTGGAGACTCAAAAAGACCTACCTCGGGGACGACTTACTCGGTTCAGTACAGAGACACAGCACAAAACAACATCCTGAGAGAAATAGGTTTTTTCAACGAGACATCCATCCAGCACGTTAAGCCCGAGGACACGACCCTCACCTTAAACGGCATCAAGGTAACCAGATCTACTAACGAGATAGATGATCTGATCGACGGGGTTACCTTGGACATAGCGGGAGAGGGCAAGATAAGGGTCGACGTAACCCAGGACGCGGAAAACGCGGTTACAGCAATCCAGGAGTTCGTCACAGCCTACAACAACGCAATAGACTGGATCAATATCAAATCTGAGGAAAAGCCTTTCAACTACTCGGACACCAACAAAAACAGAAACCTGACGGAGGCGACCCCCACCACCGATATAGAGCGGCGAAGAGGGCTCCTGAGAGGAGACTCAAACCTCCGCCAGACCAAGAGCACCTTGAGAGGATTGAGCTCCAACCCTATGCCTCTCATCTATAACACGACGACAGGCAGCAGGGCATCGGGCACAATGGCTGAGAGAGGCCTGACGGACGCCAGCGGTGATTACAGTTTATTCGTCAGTATCGACGGAATCAGAGGCGAGATACCGATAGCGTCGACGGACACCATTCAGGACGTAGCTACAAAGATAAACGCCTACGAGCCCTTTTTGAAGGACAGCACAGGGAAGGCTTACAGCCCTCCTCTGATAATAGCTAGCTCCTCCGACAGCAAATTAAGCATAAAAGCCCCCATAGGCAAGACTTTTCAGGTTAGCGGCGAAAGCGAGGTTCTCTCCGCTACAGGACTTAAAAACGACTTCTCCCTTCTCTCCGAGATAGGCCTGTCCACGGAAGCGCTTGATTTCGGCAAAAGCGGCAGGCTTGAGTTCGATACGGAAAAGTTCATGGAGGCCATTCAGGAAAATTCTGAAGACCTAGGCAACATCATGGTCAGCTTCGCCAACCGAATGGACAGCGAGATAAACGACATGGTCAGCAGCATCCAGACCGAGGTCGGTGGAACGGTGGCCATAAAGGGCGGTCTTCCCAGTCAACAGAAGGCCTGGCAGAGCCAGATAGACTCCCTGAACAAGAGGATAACCGATCACGAGAGAAGGCTGACTATGAGACAACAGTCACTTTATCAACAGTACGCCAGGATGGAGCAGTACATGAGCAACATGAGCTCTCAATCCTCTTGGCTAGCCAGCGTGAGCGGTAACCTTTCCGCTATGTCAGGAGAATAG
- a CDS encoding response regulator transcription factor: MRKIRLVLVDDHKLFRDGVRKLLEMEPDMVIEGEASDGIEGVDMVRKIRPDIVLFDVGMPGMDGIQLVQELNRTTSGIKYVAITAYQDEGRLSELSAAGVDGFVIKSSGRLELLSAVRSVSRGQCYVDPKVAGLLLGALHKKKDEDVMLSDLTEREREVLFWLAQGLSNLEISEKMVLSEKTIKNHVSHILKKLDLRDRTQAAILAWRMGIARGKEEGNEA; encoded by the coding sequence TTGAGGAAGATTAGGCTGGTTTTGGTGGACGACCATAAGCTTTTTCGCGATGGGGTCAGAAAGCTTTTGGAGATGGAGCCCGATATGGTAATAGAGGGTGAGGCCTCCGACGGCATCGAGGGTGTCGACATGGTGAGGAAAATCAGGCCTGATATCGTCCTCTTTGACGTTGGTATGCCTGGTATGGACGGAATTCAGCTTGTGCAGGAGCTGAACAGGACGACCTCAGGGATAAAATACGTAGCTATAACCGCCTATCAGGACGAGGGCAGGCTTTCGGAGCTTTCCGCCGCAGGGGTCGACGGTTTTGTGATAAAGTCCTCCGGTCGACTGGAACTTCTCTCCGCCGTGAGGTCCGTATCCAGAGGACAGTGCTACGTGGACCCTAAGGTAGCAGGGCTTTTGCTGGGGGCTTTGCATAAAAAAAAGGACGAAGACGTCATGCTTTCCGACCTTACCGAAAGGGAAAGAGAGGTCCTGTTTTGGCTGGCCCAGGGATTGAGTAACCTTGAGATATCGGAGAAGATGGTCCTTTCGGAGAAAACCATCAAAAATCACGTGAGTCATATATTGAAAAAACTCGATTTGAGGGATAGGACCCAGGCGGCTATTCTGGCTTGGCGTATGGGGATAGCTAGAGGAAAAGAGGAGGGAAACGAGGCTTAG
- a CDS encoding tRNA 2-thiocytidine biosynthesis TtcA family protein, giving the protein MISKDDHIVVGLSGGKDSVFLLIALDEMRKWSPVPFSLSACSVDITGGSWDTSAMEDLCSDREIPYKVVPHPVEEIIRIRDERSPCSFCANMRRGILNSTVKEAGGMTLALGHNLDDAVETALMNLLRTGRFRSFQPTAWQSNSQVRLIRPMVYLSEKAILTEVDRLNLPLLKYTCPFSLETERTRAKGLVQELSKKFPDVKQNILHALKCIDTKDGWGEEGSP; this is encoded by the coding sequence ATGATATCTAAGGACGATCATATCGTCGTCGGCCTATCTGGAGGCAAGGACAGCGTGTTTCTCCTGATAGCACTGGACGAGATGCGAAAATGGAGTCCCGTACCTTTCTCCCTGTCCGCCTGTAGCGTCGATATTACCGGAGGGAGCTGGGACACCTCCGCCATGGAGGATCTCTGTTCGGACAGGGAAATTCCCTATAAAGTCGTCCCCCATCCTGTGGAGGAAATCATCAGGATAAGGGACGAAAGGTCACCCTGTAGCTTCTGTGCCAACATGAGGAGGGGAATCCTCAACAGCACTGTAAAAGAGGCAGGAGGAATGACCTTAGCTCTAGGACACAACCTGGACGACGCAGTAGAGACCGCCTTGATGAACCTGCTTAGGACAGGCAGGTTTCGCTCCTTCCAGCCCACCGCATGGCAGTCGAACAGCCAGGTGCGGCTGATTCGGCCTATGGTATATCTATCGGAAAAGGCCATATTGACGGAGGTGGATAGGTTAAACCTGCCTCTTTTAAAGTACACCTGCCCCTTCTCACTGGAGACCGAGAGAACCAGAGCAAAGGGCCTGGTCCAGGAGCTTTCAAAAAAATTTCCCGACGTAAAACAGAACATACTCCACGCCCTCAAATGCATCGACACAAAGGACGGATGGGGTGAGGAGGGTTCACCCTAG
- a CDS encoding glucose-6-phosphate isomerase encodes MSCFNVAKLSEGDCQALSSAAAWIETGADERLSGFGWMRLPDEDISSMLEASKWLRAFESVVQVGIGGSSLGNLMLHQALLPPYFNERADRGGPRFYMADNLDGEENQAIWELIDRENTGFIVVSKSGLTLETMANFSFFWEKLKERLGEAAASRVLVITDSDQGVLRQFAKDTGCRSLSLPGDVGGRFSVLSSVGLLSAATLGIDVQEILAGARDMKYRISTDVEGVLNPAWVIAWNMFRQLEFKRTNTVFMPYGDRMERLSEWFCQLWAESLGKEGMGFTPQRALGAIDQHSQLQLYSQGPDDKCYIVIGTDSHAGEPLSIGLEPSLAGLSYLNGLSQEEILAHERRAVVAVLAGEGKPVFSFSLNSLNCRSVGGLIFFLEYITALTGRLMRIQPFDQPGVELGKKYANGLAGRGEDLSYASLVEEVEERHRTLDILF; translated from the coding sequence ATGTCTTGTTTTAACGTAGCCAAGCTCTCAGAGGGCGATTGTCAGGCTCTGAGTTCCGCAGCAGCCTGGATCGAGACAGGGGCGGACGAGAGATTATCGGGTTTTGGGTGGATGAGGCTCCCTGACGAGGATATATCGTCGATGTTGGAGGCATCAAAATGGCTTAGGGCTTTTGAATCGGTGGTTCAGGTCGGTATTGGAGGATCCTCTTTAGGCAATCTCATGCTCCATCAGGCTCTTTTGCCTCCCTATTTTAACGAGAGAGCCGATAGAGGTGGCCCTAGGTTCTACATGGCCGATAACCTGGACGGGGAGGAGAACCAGGCCATATGGGAGCTTATAGACCGGGAAAATACCGGATTTATCGTCGTCAGCAAGTCGGGCCTTACCCTTGAGACTATGGCTAACTTCTCTTTTTTCTGGGAGAAACTAAAGGAAAGACTGGGAGAGGCAGCGGCATCCAGGGTCTTGGTCATAACCGATTCGGATCAGGGGGTTCTCCGTCAGTTTGCCAAGGATACAGGCTGTAGAAGCCTGAGCCTTCCCGGCGACGTAGGGGGGCGGTTCTCCGTGTTGTCCTCCGTTGGGCTCCTGTCCGCCGCAACTTTAGGGATCGACGTTCAGGAAATTTTAGCTGGTGCAAGGGATATGAAGTATCGGATCTCCACCGACGTGGAGGGGGTGCTTAATCCTGCCTGGGTAATTGCGTGGAATATGTTTCGCCAGCTTGAGTTCAAGAGGACAAACACGGTGTTTATGCCCTATGGCGACCGAATGGAAAGGCTTTCCGAGTGGTTCTGTCAGCTCTGGGCGGAGAGCCTGGGCAAAGAGGGAATGGGGTTCACCCCACAGAGGGCTTTAGGCGCCATAGACCAGCACTCTCAGCTTCAGCTTTACTCCCAGGGCCCCGACGATAAATGCTATATAGTCATAGGCACCGACTCTCACGCAGGAGAACCTCTCTCCATAGGGTTGGAGCCGTCCCTTGCGGGGTTGTCATATCTAAACGGCCTGTCTCAAGAGGAAATATTGGCCCACGAAAGAAGAGCTGTAGTCGCTGTCTTGGCGGGAGAGGGGAAGCCGGTTTTCTCCTTCTCCCTGAATAGCCTTAACTGCCGATCCGTAGGTGGGCTTATATTCTTTTTGGAGTACATCACCGCCCTCACCGGAAGGCTTATGAGGATACAGCCTTTCGACCAGCCAGGGGTGGAGCTTGGCAAGAAATACGCCAACGGCCTGGCTGGTCGAGGTGAAGACCTTTCCTACGCCTCTTTAGTCGAGGAGGTAGAGGAGAGGCACAGGACTTTGGATATTCTGTTCTAG
- the nuoE gene encoding NADH-quinone oxidoreductase subunit NuoE, with amino-acid sequence MSSTTAVESNELSQRLDPIVDSYRGKKGITIPLLAAVQKEFGYVAQEAVEYVSQKLDISASEMFGVATFYAMFRLQPEGKYVIRICRGTACHVQGSAGVAEEISRHLGVKEGETTEDGLFTIQHVACLGCCSLAPVIMVGDDVHGLLTPPKSVEVIDQYRTKG; translated from the coding sequence ATGTCATCCACAACCGCAGTCGAATCCAACGAACTGTCTCAGAGGCTTGACCCTATAGTCGATTCTTACAGGGGCAAGAAGGGGATCACCATCCCTCTGCTGGCAGCAGTACAGAAGGAGTTCGGCTATGTAGCGCAGGAGGCGGTAGAGTACGTCTCCCAGAAACTCGATATTTCGGCGTCGGAGATGTTCGGAGTGGCCACTTTTTACGCCATGTTCCGGCTACAGCCCGAGGGTAAGTACGTTATAAGAATCTGCCGAGGAACAGCCTGTCACGTACAGGGTTCCGCAGGGGTAGCGGAGGAAATATCCAGACACCTGGGAGTTAAAGAGGGTGAGACCACCGAGGACGGTCTCTTCACCATTCAGCACGTGGCATGTCTGGGCTGTTGCAGCCTTGCCCCGGTGATAATGGTAGGAGACGACGTTCATGGACTTCTCACTCCACCTAAATCGGTAGAGGTCATAGACCAGTACAGGACTAAGGGCTAA
- a CDS encoding NADH-ubiquinone oxidoreductase-F iron-sulfur binding region domain-containing protein, translating into MSKTIVKIGMGSCGIAAGAKPVEAKLRALLEDHGDVELRKVGCVGLCFQEPLVEVERDGESTLYGHVTESFVEDIVKEHVLGGKKLDKNVVLAPDGSGEENRRMDKQVRIVLKNCGVIDPENIDEYIASEGYDALKKVVSSMTPEEVYTEVLDSGLRGRGGAGFPTGLKWKFANLAKGDEKYVVCNADEGDPGAFMDRSVLEGDPHSIIEGMTICGFAIGASHGIIYCRAEYPLAIKNLNTAIEQAKERGFLGENIMGSGFSFELKIKEGAGAFVCGEETALIASIEGKRGMPRPRPPFPAQSGVFGKPTNINNVETFANIAWIIRNGSKEFSQYGIGRSRGTKVFALAGKIAKGGLVEVPMGMPIREVIFDIGGGIPDGKSYKAVQMGGPSGGCIPESLLDTPVDYESINATGAIMGSGGMVVMDEATCMIDVARFFLSFVQNESCGKCPFCRIGTKRMLEILDRITKGEGKESDIDLLQELCYQIRDGSLCGLGQTAPNPVLTTIKYFRDEYMAHIVDHKCPAKVCPTLIHYVIDPDKCIGCTKCARACPVNAISGEVKKPHVVDDAVCIRCGKCKVSCPVAAISVE; encoded by the coding sequence ATGTCTAAGACAATAGTGAAAATCGGCATGGGCAGCTGCGGCATAGCCGCCGGTGCCAAGCCTGTTGAGGCGAAGCTTAGAGCCTTACTGGAGGATCATGGAGACGTCGAGCTCAGAAAAGTAGGCTGTGTAGGCCTGTGCTTTCAGGAGCCTCTCGTAGAGGTCGAAAGGGATGGGGAGTCCACCCTCTACGGACATGTCACCGAATCTTTCGTCGAGGATATCGTAAAAGAGCACGTCCTCGGTGGCAAGAAACTGGATAAAAACGTAGTCCTCGCCCCCGATGGATCGGGAGAGGAAAACCGTCGTATGGACAAGCAGGTCCGTATCGTCCTCAAAAACTGCGGAGTCATCGATCCGGAGAACATCGACGAATACATAGCCAGCGAGGGATACGACGCCCTTAAGAAAGTAGTATCGTCCATGACCCCTGAAGAGGTCTACACCGAGGTGCTGGACAGTGGCCTCCGGGGAAGGGGCGGCGCAGGGTTTCCCACTGGCCTGAAGTGGAAGTTCGCAAACCTGGCCAAAGGGGACGAAAAATACGTGGTCTGCAACGCCGACGAGGGAGACCCCGGTGCCTTCATGGACAGATCGGTTCTCGAGGGAGACCCTCACTCCATAATAGAGGGCATGACCATATGCGGTTTCGCCATAGGAGCGAGCCACGGCATTATCTACTGTAGAGCCGAGTACCCTCTGGCCATAAAGAACCTCAACACCGCCATAGAGCAGGCCAAAGAGAGAGGCTTCCTGGGAGAGAACATAATGGGAAGCGGCTTTTCCTTCGAACTCAAGATAAAAGAGGGAGCAGGAGCCTTCGTCTGCGGCGAGGAGACAGCCCTTATAGCGTCCATAGAGGGAAAAAGGGGCATGCCAAGGCCTAGACCGCCATTCCCCGCCCAGAGCGGAGTCTTTGGGAAGCCCACAAACATCAACAACGTCGAGACCTTCGCCAACATAGCCTGGATCATTCGCAACGGATCTAAGGAATTCTCCCAGTACGGAATCGGCAGGAGCAGAGGTACAAAAGTCTTCGCCCTCGCAGGAAAGATAGCCAAAGGGGGCCTGGTAGAGGTCCCGATGGGTATGCCTATAAGAGAGGTTATCTTCGACATAGGCGGAGGTATCCCCGACGGCAAGAGCTACAAAGCCGTCCAGATGGGAGGCCCTTCCGGAGGATGTATCCCCGAGTCCCTGCTGGACACGCCGGTGGATTACGAGTCCATCAACGCCACCGGTGCCATTATGGGATCGGGAGGTATGGTGGTAATGGACGAGGCCACCTGCATGATCGACGTAGCGAGATTCTTCCTGTCCTTCGTCCAGAACGAGTCCTGTGGCAAATGTCCCTTCTGCCGCATAGGGACCAAGAGAATGCTCGAAATTCTGGACCGCATAACCAAAGGAGAGGGCAAAGAGAGCGACATCGACCTTCTTCAGGAGCTCTGTTATCAGATCAGGGACGGATCCCTCTGTGGACTGGGACAGACCGCACCTAACCCTGTCCTCACAACGATAAAATACTTCAGAGACGAGTACATGGCCCACATCGTGGACCACAAGTGCCCCGCCAAGGTCTGTCCGACCTTGATACACTACGTCATAGACCCTGACAAGTGCATCGGCTGCACCAAATGCGCAAGAGCCTGTCCCGTCAACGCCATATCCGGCGAGGTTAAAAAACCTCACGTCGTAGACGACGCCGTCTGCATCCGCTGTGGCAAGTGTAAGGTGAGCTGCCCTGTGGCCGCCATCTCTGTGGAGTAG